CCAGGGAGGCCTGGGACGAGTTCCGGATAGCGGCCGTCGGCCCGCTGGCCAGCCTGGTGCTGGCCGCCTTCTTCTTTGGTCTGGCGCAGGCGATGGGACAGCGGACCGACCCTCTCGCGGCCATCGTCGGCTATCTGGCGCTGGTCAATTTGATGGTCGCCGTGTTCAATCTGCTGCCGGGCTTCCCGATGGACGGGGGCCGCGTGCTGCGCTCCATCCTGTGGATGAGCACCAAGGACTTCTCCCGCGCCACGCGCACCGCCGCCACGGTGGGGCAGGTCTTCGCCTTCCTCCTCATTATATGGGGCGTGTTCCAGGTGCTGTCCGGCAATTTCCTGAACGGCATCTGGATCGTGTTCATCGGCTGGTTCCTGAACAGCGCCGCCGACTCCAGCCGCCGCGACATGGAGGTCAAGGAGGCGTTCCGTGGGGTGCGCGTGGACCTGCTGATGGGCAGGACGCCGGAGACGGTGACGCCTGACGTGCCCGTTGACGAGCTAGTGCACAGTCACTTTCTGGCGGGCGGGCGGCGCGCGTTGCCCGTGCTTCAGGACGGCCGGCTGGCGGGCATCGTCACTGTTACGGACGTGAAGAAGGTGCACCGCGACGCGTGGGCGAGCACGCGGGTGGGAGCCATCATGACGCGGGAGCCGCTGCGGACGGTGCGGCCTGACAGCGAGCTGACGGAGGCGCTGGGCCTCATGGCGGAAAAGGACTTGAACCAGGTGCTGGTCGTGAAGGACGGCGCGCTGGTGGGGCTGCTGAGCAGGGCGGACGTCATCCGCTATCTCCAATACCGCAGCGAGCTGGGTATTCCGCCGACGCCGCCCGCGGCAAGCGGAAGCGCGACCCGGCGATAGAGCGCTTTTCACTCGGCGGCGCGTCGTGCCTGGTCCGGCCTTGTGTGCGGAAACAGGAAGGAGGCCCTCTCGTTAAGAGAATGGGCCTCCTTCGTTTCTGGTCAAGTTATGAAATTGTGAGAAGCTCGCCACCCGAGGCTCCGTGTGAACCGGGCCATCACGGCCCGAGCGACCGCTAAAAGCTGGTCTTTCCTATCAGGGAGCCTACGGGTGGGTTTGTGTCCCCTCCGGCATCCCCCTTACTCATCCACCACTCTGCCGACGCCGGAGGGGCTAGCGTCAGGAAAGTGCCGTAAACACCCTATAACACGGGGGCTGATCAATCCAGCACCTCCTTCCGAGGCCAATTCCCATGGCCTATTCGTAATATAGCACAAGTTTGGTGATTTGGCAAGGGGGTGCGCCCCCTGGGCGGATGGGGGCCTGCCAGCAAAATCTGGGGAGGAGACGCCGACTGGGGGATGAAAGCGAGCGTCTTGATCTGTTCCCAATCTGGATTCGACCCGCTTGACACAATGGGCATCCTGGAATATTCTACATCCATAAGGTGTAAGGGTGGAAGTAGAGTTCGCAACGAACCGTTTGGCGGCGGCAAGCCTGAGCCTTTCCGAGGCCACGGGGCTTTTCGGCGTCCCCGTCGGGCGGAAGTATATCCAGCGGCTGGCGGTCCTGAGAGCGACGGACAAATTCACCCAGCTTTTCGGACATAGGGCGCTGCGGATGCACCCCTTGAAGGGCGACCGCGCAGGGCAGCACGCGATAACCCTTACGGGCAACTATCGGCTTATCGTCGAAAGGATGAGCGAGGACAAAGTCCGCATCCTCGGCGTGGAGGACTACCATGGCGACTAGGACAGACGTTTACCCTGATGTTGCTATTCCTCCCGGCGAGTACCTTACGGAGGAGATCAAGGCGCGAGGCATCTCCCAGACGGAGTTGGCCCGGCGCATGGGACGGCCCGTGAACGCCATCAACGAGATTGTCAACGGAAAGAAGGCCATTACCGCCGAGACGGCCCTGCAGCTTGAAGCGGTCATGCCGGAAATCCCGGCCAGGTTCTGGCTGAACCTGGAGACCGACTACCAGCTCGCCAAGGCCCTGATTAATCGGAGTGCGCACGGCGACTAGCTATTCCGCTCTAGGTCGCTCCACCGGTCGGCGTTGACCTCGTGGAAGACCATCCGGTCGAACGCGGGGCTATGGTCATCGTGGGCTTGCGGGCGTGATGCGCGCATACGGCTCTCCGGGAGGCGGTGATGCGCGGCCCGCGTCGAGCGTCGGGAGAGTGGTGGAGCATTGGGAACAATACGCAGAACCTTCGAAGTAGCACTAGCCCCAGCCCCACCAGCCAGATAGCAAGTCCGAATCGAGACTGGTGGGCCTAAACGTACAGAAACCAGAACTCAGCCCATCTTTGAGCTTCGCCCGCGCATAGCAGCGTGAGGGGCCTGGTTGATGTCTTACCAGCCCCACCCACTGGACATGGTTTTCCCTCGCTTGGCTCGCCAAAGGTAGTAACGCTCAAAGACCCGCTTGGCCCACAACCAGCGCTTGCCTTCGCTGAGTTTGGTGAGGTTCCGAGGTGGCCGAACAGGGTCGGCTTTGATACGTGCGGCTGTGTCACCCATGTCCAAAATGCACTCGACGAACAAGGGATGGGATACTTTCTTGCCGCCTTTTATCTCCGCAGCGATGTTCCTGGCGGCAATCACGGCCATTTGCTCAGTCATGTGCCCGGTCTTTAGGAAATTCACCGGAACCGGCGTCTCATCAACCGGAGGGAACGCAACAGCGACCCCGACGGCGTAGATGTTAGAAAATTCCTTGTGCCGATAGTGCTCGTCCACTGGGATGAAGCCTTTAGGGTTACCCAGCCCAGGCGAGTCTGCCACCGCTTTGACGCCGGCAAATGGAGGGATGACGAGGGAGAATCGCGACTCAAAAGTCTTTCCATTAGCCAGCTCAACCGAGGACTCGGTTACCTTGGAAACAGCCACCGAGGTGTAATAGCGAATGTCCCGCTCCTCGAACTCTCCCTCTAGGAACTGTCGCACCTTGCCCACGCCACCCATGCCAAGGTGCCCGAGAAATGGCTCTGGGGTCACAAAGGCGATTGGCACCTTATGACGGAGCTTCTTCTTGCGCAGCAGGTAGTCTATTTCGAAGGCGAACTCGTAGGCCGGGCCAATGCAACTTGCTCCTGGCGCGCAGCCAATCACCATCGGTCCAGGGCTCTCTAGGAAAGCCTCAAGCGCCTGCCTGGCCTCTTCCGCGTCTGCAGGGGATATCAGAGAGTGTCCCGGGCCGTCAAAGGGCCCCAGGCCAGGAACAGTTTCGTTGGCGCTACGAGGACCGGTGGCTACGATCAGATAGTCGTATGGGTACTCTTCTCCGTCCGTGATCACTTTCTGTACTTTGGGGTCGACCAGCAACGCCCTGGCGTGGGCGAATTTGATGTTCTTCCGCCCTAATGGCTTCTCTAGGTCAAAGGATATCCGGTCAAGGGTCTTAGCCCCCATGACGACCCAGGGGAGAGACGGAATGAAGACAAACCGCCGATCCTTGGAGATAAGGAGTATCTCGCACATACTTGGTCCAAGGTGCTTCCGTAACTCGTAGGCCGAGGTCAACCCGCCAAAAGACCCTCCAACGATGACGACTCGCATTGCAGCCTCCTGCCGTTGATTTTGGGGGTGGTTACATCTGGGGTTCATTCGTGTGATTAGATATGCAGTGGGCTTTTGGCAAACTTCTTGCCATTACGCCAAAGTGGTGGAGCTGAGGGGACTCGAACCCCTGACATCCTGCTTGCAAAGCAGGCGCTCTCCCTCTGAGCTACAGCCCCACGCCCTTACAAACGCTTAGTCTAGCGCGCGGGCCCCTGCGGCGGCAAGGGCGCGCTCGCGGCCTTGGCGCGGCGGCGTCGTCGGACGAGCCACACGACAAGCACTGTGACGGACACCCAGAGGGGCGAGAAGATCGCCAGCCAGATGGCTATGTTCGCCAGCACCTGGGCCGTCTGCACCAGTCCCCGCAGCGCGCTCTTCAGCGTCTCGACCGGTAGCCAGTTCGGCTCGACGATGGGCGCGGCGCTCGCGACGGCGCGGATGTCCACCGAGATAAGCGACGTCGTGGTCGTGCGGTCCAGGAACAGGATGCGGCCCTTCAGCCGCTCAATCTGCCCGCGGATATTGGAGAGCTGCTGCTGCACCTTCAGCACGTCTTCCACGGTCTGTGCCCTGTCCAGCAGCGCCAGATACTGCTTTTCCGTGGCCTCGGCGTTGCGGAGCTGCGCCTGCAGGTCCGAGTATTCCTCGGTCACGTCCTGTGCGTTGATGTTCTCTGTGGGAGGCCGCACCGCCATCTTGCGTATCTCGACCATCGCCTCGTCGAAGCGAGCGGCCGTGACACGGATGGTGACGGAGGCCATCGGCTGGTCGCCGGCGTAGGTGCGGTTGGTGCTGACCACGTACCCGCCGAACCGCGACGCCATATCCTGCACGGCGGATGCGGAAGCGGGGACGTCGTTGACGAGGATGGAGATGTTGGCCTGGCGCACGATGAGGCGGGCCGCGTCGGCGGGCGCGGGTCCCTCGTTGGTAGCGGCTCCCTTTGACTGAGCGGGCGCGAGGGCCGGCCGGGGCGCCGCGGGCGCCACGGAGGTGCCGCTTGGGCCTCCCTCTGCGCAGGCCGAGACGACCAGGACGAACAGCGCCAGCATCAGGCTGAGCAATGACAGCCGTTTCATAAGGCCTCCTTCGTTTGAGCGTCAGGCGTGACGCGCTCTTGTTATTACAACGTCTGGAGAGGCGCGAAGGTTCCCCTTCACAGGGCGCATTATAGCACGGGCGTGTCTGGCGCTCGGGTGGCCAGGGGGTCGCGCCGGACATGGCGCGGTTGAAGCGGAATCCAGATTAGTGTAGAATACGCCCAAGGATTACGAAAGGCGCAACATATGGAGCAGAGGGGTATTCCGCGGCTCTCCGGCTGCCAGGACGTCCTGGCGGAGGAGGTGGCCGTGCGGGACGTCGTGAGCGCGGGGCTTCGGTCTCTGCTGGCGCTGCATGGCTATCGTTCCGTGGAGACGCCGGTGCTGGAGCGCGCCGACCTCTACCTGCGCAAGTCCGGCGGCGAGATGGCGGCCCGGCTGCTGGCCATGTCGGACCCCGGCGGCGAGCGGGTCAGCCCCCGTCCGGAGTTCACTGCGTCGGTCATTCGCGCGTACGTGGAGCGCGAGGCGGAGCTTCCCCTGCCCGTCCGCTGGCAGTACGCCGGCCCCGTCTTCCGCGCCTATCCCGCCGAGGGCAGCCCCGTCACGCAGTTCACCCAGATCGGCGCCGAGCTGATTGGCTCCGCCAGCCCGCGTGCTGACGCGGAGGTGGTCGGCATCGCGTGCAGGGGCCTCGCGGACGCGGGCCTGCGCGAGTACCGCCTGGTCGTCGGCCACGTGGGCGTTCTGTCGGGCATTCTGGAGGCCATGGGCCTGTCGGACAGGGCCGCCATGTTCCTGCTGGGCAGCACCGGCCGCCTGCGAGAGGGGGACGCTGGAGTCAGCGCTGTCAAGGAGCGCGCCACGGAGTTGGGCCTGCTGGGCAATCGCCCGGGGGAGAACAAGCTGGCCGACCTGGCGAAGGACCTGAGCGACGACGAGCTGCGCGCCCTGCTCCAGAGCATGGTCCAGGGCACCCGGACGGAGGCGCTGGGCAGCCGCACGCCGGACGAGATCGTATCTCGCTTCCTGGCGAAGCTGAGGCGCGCCGACGACCCTCGCCGCGTCGAGCAGGCTATTGACCTTTTGGCCCACCTCTGCCGCATCCAGGGCGAGGCGGAGCCGGCCTTCCGTGAGGCGGCCAGTCACATCCAGAGTCGGGGCCTGGACCCGGCCCCCGTGGCACGCTTCCAGACGCTCATGGATTTCATGAAGACGACCGATGTCCCCGCGCGGGAT
This portion of the Dehalococcoidia bacterium genome encodes:
- a CDS encoding HigA family addiction module antitoxin, yielding MATRTDVYPDVAIPPGEYLTEEIKARGISQTELARRMGRPVNAINEIVNGKKAITAETALQLEAVMPEIPARFWLNLETDYQLAKALINRSAHGD
- a CDS encoding DUF4349 domain-containing protein gives rise to the protein MKRLSLLSLMLALFVLVVSACAEGGPSGTSVAPAAPRPALAPAQSKGAATNEGPAPADAARLIVRQANISILVNDVPASASAVQDMASRFGGYVVSTNRTYAGDQPMASVTIRVTAARFDEAMVEIRKMAVRPPTENINAQDVTEEYSDLQAQLRNAEATEKQYLALLDRAQTVEDVLKVQQQLSNIRGQIERLKGRILFLDRTTTTSLISVDIRAVASAAPIVEPNWLPVETLKSALRGLVQTAQVLANIAIWLAIFSPLWVSVTVLVVWLVRRRRRAKAASAPLPPQGPAR
- a CDS encoding site-2 protease family protein; amino-acid sequence: MRGSFRIVRIAGFDIRIHYTWLIAFVLVTWTLAQGFFPLSYPGWDLPTYWATAAVAAILLFVSVLVHELAHSLVARLRGIGVKDITLFVFGGVSSIEGEAREAWDEFRIAAVGPLASLVLAAFFFGLAQAMGQRTDPLAAIVGYLALVNLMVAVFNLLPGFPMDGGRVLRSILWMSTKDFSRATRTAATVGQVFAFLLIIWGVFQVLSGNFLNGIWIVFIGWFLNSAADSSRRDMEVKEAFRGVRVDLLMGRTPETVTPDVPVDELVHSHFLAGGRRALPVLQDGRLAGIVTVTDVKKVHRDAWASTRVGAIMTREPLRTVRPDSELTEALGLMAEKDLNQVLVVKDGALVGLLSRADVIRYLQYRSELGIPPTPPAASGSATRR
- a CDS encoding FAD-dependent oxidoreductase — encoded protein: MRVVIVGGSFGGLTSAYELRKHLGPSMCEILLISKDRRFVFIPSLPWVVMGAKTLDRISFDLEKPLGRKNIKFAHARALLVDPKVQKVITDGEEYPYDYLIVATGPRSANETVPGLGPFDGPGHSLISPADAEEARQALEAFLESPGPMVIGCAPGASCIGPAYEFAFEIDYLLRKKKLRHKVPIAFVTPEPFLGHLGMGGVGKVRQFLEGEFEERDIRYYTSVAVSKVTESSVELANGKTFESRFSLVIPPFAGVKAVADSPGLGNPKGFIPVDEHYRHKEFSNIYAVGVAVAFPPVDETPVPVNFLKTGHMTEQMAVIAARNIAAEIKGGKKVSHPLFVECILDMGDTAARIKADPVRPPRNLTKLSEGKRWLWAKRVFERYYLWRAKRGKTMSSGWGW
- a CDS encoding type II toxin-antitoxin system RelE/ParE family toxin → MEVEFATNRLAAASLSLSEATGLFGVPVGRKYIQRLAVLRATDKFTQLFGHRALRMHPLKGDRAGQHAITLTGNYRLIVERMSEDKVRILGVEDYHGD
- a CDS encoding HisS family protein; this encodes MEQRGIPRLSGCQDVLAEEVAVRDVVSAGLRSLLALHGYRSVETPVLERADLYLRKSGGEMAARLLAMSDPGGERVSPRPEFTASVIRAYVEREAELPLPVRWQYAGPVFRAYPAEGSPVTQFTQIGAELIGSASPRADAEVVGIACRGLADAGLREYRLVVGHVGVLSGILEAMGLSDRAAMFLLGSTGRLREGDAGVSAVKERATELGLLGNRPGENKLADLAKDLSDDELRALLQSMVQGTRTEALGSRTPDEIVSRFLAKLRRADDPRRVEQAIDLLAHLCRIQGEAEPAFREAASHIQSRGLDPAPVARFQTLMDFMKTTDVPARDTTVDFGLARGIAYYTGLVFEMQHDSQAGVVRLGGGGRYDGLIRALGGRGDVPALGFAYSMERVVEALRAEGRAAPPGAGAERVLVVPEADAYPQAQAHASELRRRGVVAEMEVSGRTPEEALAYARGAGLTAVAVVDARGHVRETRLKEGHHAAPRSA